The following coding sequences are from one Crateriforma spongiae window:
- a CDS encoding D-2-hydroxyacid dehydrogenase, with the protein MRIVLCFPVTDSQVARIADTVPDAEVVNAGQSRIDELLPTADIFIGHAKVPVNWDRVLDAGRLRWIQSSAAGLDHCLVPGVIEDDSIIVSSASGLFAPQVAEQTFALLFGVIRRAPVFFNARKVRDFSRQPTDDLRGKTVGIVGLGGNGRAIAEMLSPWDVRVVATDFYPVDRPDSVETLWPADQLNDLLDISDVVILAIPLNENTDGLFDEAVFNRMKRGSYLINVARGRVVQESALVATLRSGRLAGAGLDVTEVEPLPADSPLWDDPKVMISPHIGAQSFRRVSDTVDLACINLKRFVAGQQPYNVVDKRLGFPHPSDVYRPGTENPNG; encoded by the coding sequence ATGCGAATCGTGTTGTGTTTTCCGGTGACCGACAGCCAAGTGGCTCGGATCGCCGATACGGTCCCCGATGCGGAAGTGGTCAATGCCGGTCAATCGCGGATCGACGAACTGTTGCCCACCGCGGACATCTTCATCGGTCACGCCAAAGTCCCCGTGAATTGGGATCGCGTGCTGGACGCGGGGCGTCTGCGCTGGATCCAATCGTCGGCGGCGGGGCTGGACCACTGCTTGGTGCCCGGCGTGATCGAAGACGATTCGATCATCGTCAGCAGTGCGTCGGGGCTGTTCGCGCCCCAGGTCGCCGAACAGACGTTTGCATTACTGTTCGGTGTGATCCGACGGGCTCCGGTGTTCTTCAACGCTCGCAAAGTCCGCGACTTTTCACGCCAGCCGACCGATGACCTGCGTGGAAAGACGGTCGGCATTGTCGGGCTGGGCGGCAACGGTCGCGCGATCGCGGAAATGTTGTCGCCCTGGGATGTCCGTGTCGTCGCCACGGATTTCTATCCCGTTGATCGCCCGGATTCGGTGGAAACGTTGTGGCCGGCGGACCAGTTGAATGATTTGCTGGACATCAGCGATGTGGTGATCCTTGCGATTCCGCTGAACGAGAACACCGACGGCCTGTTCGACGAAGCGGTGTTCAACCGAATGAAACGTGGCAGCTACTTAATCAACGTGGCCCGCGGTCGCGTGGTCCAGGAATCGGCTTTGGTGGCGACACTTCGCAGCGGGCGTTTGGCCGGCGCAGGGCTGGATGTCACGGAGGTCGAACCGTTGCCGGCGGACAGCCCGCTTTGGGATGATCCCAAAGTGATGATTTCGCCTCACATCGGCGCACAGTCGTTTCGTCGCGTCAGCGATACCGTCGATCTCGCGTGCATCAATTTGAAACGTTTTGTCGCCGGACAACAGCCCTACAATGTGGTCGACAAGCGGTTGGGCTTTCCCCATCCGTCGGACGTCTATCGCCCGGGCACCGAGAACCCGAACGGATGA
- a CDS encoding GxxExxY protein, with product MDENSIGTIVVDCAVKLHKSLGPGLLENVYEAVLAKQLQQAGLRVQRQRPIPIRFDGLTFDEGFRADLVVNGLVILELKSIEKVHPVHKKQLLTYLKLMDLKLGYLLNVGDELMKNGITRVINGQL from the coding sequence ATGGATGAGAATTCAATCGGGACAATTGTCGTTGATTGTGCCGTCAAGTTGCACAAGTCTCTTGGTCCAGGGTTGCTGGAGAATGTGTACGAAGCCGTGCTTGCGAAACAGTTGCAGCAAGCTGGATTGAGGGTTCAAAGGCAGAGGCCGATTCCCATCCGATTCGATGGCTTGACGTTTGACGAAGGCTTTCGCGCCGATTTGGTCGTCAATGGTCTGGTGATACTCGAACTGAAATCGATCGAGAAAGTGCATCCTGTTCACAAGAAGCAACTGTTGACCTACCTGAAGTTGATGGATCTAAAGCTTGGTTACCTGTTGAACGTCGGCGATGAGTTGATGAAGAACGGAATCACTCGGGTCATCAACGGTCAGCTCTAG
- a CDS encoding LutC/YkgG family protein: MNESTVKSSVTATTDSRRAIMDRLRGQVIDSEPIPPIDLASVTQFDDPLAVFQQNLQAVGGESHLVDRPEQVAEILRGIDVFSSAGQICSLVPDAVDGNVDASAVDDPHEFAPLDWTIAPGQFAVAENGAIWIDGATLPHRVLIFIAQYLAIVVSRSQIVSNMHQAYQRIGNIESPFGVFVSGPSKTADIEQSLVLGAHGCRKLQVFLLP, from the coding sequence GTGAATGAATCCACCGTCAAGTCATCCGTGACAGCAACGACCGACAGCCGACGCGCGATCATGGACCGGCTGCGTGGCCAAGTGATCGACAGCGAACCGATCCCGCCGATCGATCTGGCGTCGGTGACACAATTCGATGATCCGTTGGCGGTGTTTCAGCAAAACTTGCAGGCGGTCGGCGGCGAAAGCCATTTGGTCGACCGGCCGGAACAAGTTGCGGAAATCTTGCGGGGAATCGACGTCTTTTCGTCGGCCGGGCAAATCTGTTCGCTGGTCCCCGACGCTGTCGATGGAAACGTCGATGCGTCCGCGGTCGATGACCCACACGAATTCGCGCCGCTGGACTGGACGATCGCACCGGGCCAGTTTGCCGTCGCGGAAAACGGTGCCATTTGGATCGACGGGGCGACATTGCCGCATCGCGTGCTGATCTTCATCGCACAGTATTTGGCGATCGTCGTCTCGCGTAGCCAGATCGTCAGCAACATGCACCAAGCCTACCAGCGGATCGGTAACATCGAATCGCCCTTCGGCGTCTTCGTCAGCGGCCCCAGCAAGACGGCCGACATCGAACAATCCCTCGTGCTCGGTGCCCACGGGTGCCGCAAGCTCCAGGTCTTCCTGCTGCCCTGA
- a CDS encoding lactate utilization protein B, whose protein sequence is MKLPIVDHPTAAKPFVTNEDRSHWHDDALWFVRVKRDRQASSVPEWEYLRERASAIKTHTIANLGDYLEQFERNATARGATVHWAADAEEHNAIVLKILRQHGTERIVKSKSMLTEECGLNPYLEDNGIEVVDTDLGERIVQLREETPSHIVLPAIHIKKEEVGQTFHTHLGTDAGASDPQYLTEAARNHLRNKFLSGEVGITGVNFGIAETGGFVVCTNEGNADLGVSLPKVHIACMGIEKMIPSLADLSVFTRLLARSATGQPVTTYTSHFHGPKDDNSELHIVLVDNGRTRLRGNDTFRPAMHCIRCGACMNTCPVYRRSGGHSYRATVPGPIGSVLSPSRDAKSYKSLPYACSLCGSCSDVCPVKIPLHHQLLAWRGELVGNGLLPLSKRVAMKTASFLFQRPGLYRTAGSMGRTALRVLPHFVTHNRFNTWTKARELPKPPRESFRQWYIANRGNPQRRDSANGNATAHANTRSNGDAS, encoded by the coding sequence ATGAAGCTTCCGATCGTCGACCATCCCACCGCCGCCAAGCCGTTCGTGACCAACGAAGACCGTTCGCACTGGCACGACGACGCATTGTGGTTTGTCCGTGTCAAACGTGACCGTCAAGCGTCATCGGTGCCCGAATGGGAATACTTGCGTGAACGTGCTTCGGCGATCAAGACCCACACGATCGCCAACTTGGGCGATTACTTGGAACAATTCGAACGCAACGCGACCGCCCGCGGTGCGACCGTGCACTGGGCCGCGGACGCGGAAGAACACAATGCGATCGTGTTGAAGATCCTGCGACAGCACGGCACTGAACGCATCGTCAAAAGCAAGTCGATGTTGACCGAGGAATGCGGGCTGAACCCCTACTTGGAAGACAACGGCATCGAAGTCGTCGACACCGACCTGGGCGAACGCATCGTCCAACTTCGCGAAGAAACGCCCAGCCACATCGTGCTTCCGGCGATCCACATCAAGAAGGAAGAAGTCGGCCAAACGTTCCACACGCACCTGGGCACCGATGCCGGCGCGTCCGACCCCCAGTACTTGACCGAAGCCGCACGCAACCATTTGCGAAACAAATTTTTGTCCGGTGAAGTCGGCATTACGGGGGTGAATTTCGGCATCGCCGAAACGGGCGGCTTTGTCGTCTGTACCAACGAAGGCAACGCGGACTTGGGCGTATCGCTTCCCAAGGTCCACATCGCCTGCATGGGGATCGAAAAGATGATCCCGTCGCTGGCGGATCTGTCGGTATTCACTCGCTTGCTGGCCCGCAGCGCAACCGGACAGCCCGTGACCACCTACACGTCACACTTTCACGGCCCCAAAGACGACAACAGCGAATTGCACATCGTCTTGGTCGACAACGGCCGCACACGATTGCGGGGCAACGACACGTTCCGCCCCGCCATGCACTGCATCCGCTGTGGCGCGTGCATGAACACGTGCCCGGTGTATCGTCGCAGCGGCGGACACAGTTACCGCGCGACCGTGCCAGGACCAATCGGCAGTGTGTTGTCGCCATCGCGTGACGCCAAATCGTACAAGTCGCTGCCCTATGCGTGCAGCTTGTGTGGTTCTTGCAGCGACGTCTGTCCCGTTAAGATCCCACTGCATCACCAGCTGTTGGCTTGGCGTGGTGAATTGGTCGGCAATGGTCTGTTGCCGTTGTCCAAACGCGTCGCGATGAAGACGGCTTCGTTTTTGTTCCAGCGACCGGGGCTGTACCGGACCGCCGGATCCATGGGACGCACGGCCTTGCGTGTCTTGCCGCACTTCGTCACTCACAACCGATTCAACACGTGGACCAAGGCACGCGAATTGCCAAAACCGCCACGTGAAAGCTTCCGTCAGTGGTACATCGCCAATCGGGGCAACCCACAGCGGCGTGATTCGGCCAACGGGAACGCGACAGCCCACGCAAACACGCGGTCCAACGGAGACGCATCGTGA
- a CDS encoding (Fe-S)-binding protein — MTVALFVPCYIDQFFPQVAVATLELLESLGLDVVFPDGQTCCGQPMANTGCNSDTAPVAQRFVDLFAGYDAVICPSGSCTAMVRHHYAEYFADDDPAFTSVRDRTFELCEYIHDMHGGRIPDVCFPHRVSVHQSCHGLRELGLGSQSERMTQRPDKVAAVLKQVQGIELMPLTRVDECCGFGGTFAVNEADVSAAMGRDRIADHSGSGSEVIVSADMSCLMHLQGILRRQQNRLQVMHVSEVLVGRELETTPLAAAQRS, encoded by the coding sequence ATGACAGTCGCCCTTTTTGTTCCCTGTTACATCGACCAGTTCTTTCCTCAGGTCGCCGTCGCGACGCTGGAACTGTTGGAAAGCCTGGGTCTGGATGTCGTCTTTCCCGACGGACAAACCTGTTGTGGACAGCCGATGGCCAACACCGGGTGCAACAGCGACACCGCGCCGGTTGCCCAGCGTTTCGTCGATCTGTTTGCCGGTTACGACGCCGTGATTTGCCCTTCCGGATCGTGCACGGCGATGGTGCGGCACCACTACGCGGAGTACTTCGCCGACGACGACCCCGCATTCACGTCGGTCCGTGACCGAACGTTTGAACTTTGCGAATACATCCACGACATGCACGGCGGTCGCATCCCGGATGTCTGTTTTCCGCACCGGGTCAGTGTCCACCAAAGCTGCCACGGGTTGCGCGAATTGGGCCTGGGGTCGCAAAGCGAACGGATGACGCAGCGTCCGGACAAAGTCGCCGCGGTATTGAAGCAGGTTCAGGGAATCGAACTGATGCCGCTGACTCGCGTCGACGAATGCTGTGGATTCGGCGGGACGTTTGCGGTCAATGAAGCGGACGTGTCGGCCGCGATGGGTCGCGACCGGATCGCCGATCATTCGGGTTCCGGCAGTGAGGTGATCGTGTCGGCCGACATGAGTTGTCTGATGCACTTGCAGGGAATCTTGCGTCGCCAACAAAACCGCTTGCAAGTCATGCATGTGTCCGAGGTGTTGGTCGGACGCGAATTGGAAACCACTCCTCTTGCCGCCGCACAGCGATCATGA
- a CDS encoding beta-ketoacyl-ACP synthase III, translated as MTSTPISSEQVRRPTSGSSTRRERLRNDTSPAPTTTPSGRGRLGRLTGFRIAGTGSYAPQQIVTNEDLAALGCDSDWIVRRTGIRQRRVMAEGETTSDMAYQAAMDCLKSAGRTADEVDLIIVATMTSDYPTPSTACQLQERLGALAPAMDVNAACAGFVYALITAGQFVASGNHQCVLVVGADAMNGTVDPSDKKTYPLFGDAAGAVLLVPDHVAVGNDAAAAGDTGQDDDVSLRLDAPHSNGFAADGSADDRYGLLSYQLGSEGSGGDLLQIKAGGSKHPLTPEQYACGGQYFRMDGRAVFKWAVRVIEDSGKDVLGDAGLSADQIDWVVLHQANQRILDASVAALNIAGDKALMNLDRYGNTSAASIPLVLDEAAKDGRLKRDDLVLISGFGAGLAWGTAVLRW; from the coding sequence ATGACCTCCACGCCGATTTCGTCCGAACAGGTACGTCGCCCCACCAGCGGGTCGTCCACGCGCCGTGAACGTCTGCGAAATGACACGTCGCCGGCCCCCACCACGACGCCCAGCGGCCGTGGTCGTTTGGGACGTCTGACAGGATTTCGCATCGCCGGGACGGGATCGTATGCACCGCAGCAGATCGTGACCAATGAAGACCTGGCCGCGTTGGGCTGTGACAGCGATTGGATCGTCCGTCGGACCGGCATTCGGCAACGACGTGTGATGGCCGAAGGTGAAACCACCAGCGACATGGCCTATCAAGCCGCGATGGATTGCCTGAAGTCGGCCGGTCGCACCGCGGACGAAGTCGACCTGATCATTGTTGCCACGATGACGTCTGACTATCCGACGCCGTCAACGGCGTGCCAGCTGCAAGAACGGCTGGGTGCGTTGGCGCCGGCCATGGACGTCAATGCCGCCTGTGCCGGATTCGTTTATGCATTGATCACCGCGGGACAGTTTGTCGCCAGCGGTAATCACCAATGTGTCTTGGTCGTCGGTGCCGATGCGATGAACGGCACGGTCGATCCCAGTGACAAGAAAACCTATCCCCTGTTCGGCGATGCCGCCGGCGCGGTGCTGTTGGTCCCGGATCACGTTGCGGTCGGCAACGATGCGGCGGCGGCCGGTGATACGGGCCAAGACGACGATGTGTCGCTGCGGTTGGATGCACCGCATTCCAACGGATTCGCCGCCGACGGGTCTGCGGACGATCGCTATGGCTTGCTGTCGTATCAACTGGGCAGCGAAGGCAGCGGCGGGGATTTGTTGCAAATCAAGGCCGGCGGATCAAAACACCCGCTTACACCGGAGCAGTACGCCTGCGGCGGTCAATATTTTCGCATGGACGGTCGCGCGGTCTTCAAATGGGCGGTCCGCGTGATCGAAGACAGCGGCAAAGACGTGCTGGGCGACGCCGGTTTGTCGGCCGACCAGATCGACTGGGTCGTGTTGCATCAAGCCAACCAGCGGATTTTGGATGCCTCGGTCGCGGCGCTGAACATCGCCGGCGACAAGGCGCTGATGAATCTTGACCGCTATGGCAACACGTCGGCGGCCAGTATTCCGCTGGTGCTGGACGAAGCGGCCAAGGACGGTCGGTTGAAACGCGACGATTTGGTGCTGATCAGCGGATTCGGCGCCGGACTGGCTTGGGGAACCGCGGTTTTACGGTGGTGA
- a CDS encoding S26 family signal peptidase, translating to MKVAGGSMAPTWVGRHGEVRCQHCLSSLRIVTAMMPPKGQAYVCPFCGGEVTSPGVADRSGDVVAVHHPRGNDHLWQRGDLVAVRRNGIPRLKRLVALPGDVLALDGLRLTVNGRAAGDHFDAPLIVVNQDWLSDSEAEGPSSEGRPFSWWQPSDSQGRPDGGWTRQDSAWIAARSRDDAMPFWLVYRHRNVFHSLREDSIRDNYPGNVSLVRPLYEVDRLVLTANVQAHPNSGAATDLSTSPSASGDIEVYFWTTNGIVMHRRPLPHEMSAMRFHSRDAVSVSADRNAEIPVTQKRPVAITAPQGTIVAGLLLERPVDYRLRRIDATGAFPLRLGEDQFFVLGDNVPVSVDSRKWGPIRRDDLIGWIPATAEPTAAGR from the coding sequence ATGAAAGTGGCTGGCGGGTCCATGGCCCCGACATGGGTGGGGCGGCACGGCGAAGTCCGCTGTCAGCATTGTCTTTCGTCGCTGAGGATCGTCACCGCGATGATGCCGCCCAAAGGGCAGGCGTACGTCTGTCCGTTTTGCGGTGGCGAAGTGACCAGTCCCGGTGTGGCCGATCGATCGGGCGATGTTGTGGCGGTTCATCACCCCCGTGGCAATGACCACCTCTGGCAGCGTGGCGATTTGGTCGCGGTGCGACGAAACGGCATTCCGCGTTTGAAGCGATTGGTGGCATTGCCGGGCGATGTGCTTGCCTTGGACGGCTTGCGTTTGACCGTCAACGGTCGTGCAGCGGGTGACCACTTTGATGCTCCGTTGATCGTCGTCAATCAAGATTGGTTGTCCGATTCAGAAGCCGAGGGGCCTTCATCGGAGGGACGTCCGTTTTCTTGGTGGCAACCGTCGGACTCACAAGGGCGGCCGGACGGCGGATGGACACGCCAGGATTCTGCCTGGATCGCGGCCCGATCGCGGGACGACGCGATGCCTTTTTGGCTGGTGTATCGACACCGGAACGTTTTTCATTCGCTTCGTGAGGACAGCATTCGCGACAACTATCCTGGAAACGTGTCGCTCGTGCGACCGTTGTACGAAGTCGATCGACTGGTGCTGACGGCCAACGTCCAGGCCCACCCGAACTCCGGTGCGGCGACAGATCTATCGACCAGCCCGTCGGCAAGCGGTGACATCGAAGTCTATTTCTGGACCACCAATGGTATCGTGATGCATCGACGTCCGCTGCCCCACGAAATGTCTGCGATGCGATTCCACAGCCGCGACGCGGTCTCGGTGTCAGCGGATCGGAACGCCGAAATTCCGGTGACGCAAAAACGTCCAGTCGCCATCACGGCACCGCAGGGCACCATCGTGGCGGGTTTGTTGTTGGAGCGCCCGGTCGATTATCGGCTGCGACGAATCGATGCGACGGGGGCGTTTCCGCTGCGTCTGGGCGAAGACCAATTCTTCGTTTTGGGTGACAACGTGCCCGTTTCGGTCGACAGCCGAAAATGGGGGCCGATCCGACGCGATGATCTCATCGGGTGGATTCCCGCGACGGCCGAACCTACCGCCGCTGGTCGCTGA
- the lysA gene encoding diaminopimelate decarboxylase yields MAATTAFPTARTEIAGQTIADLVGQYGTPLYVYDQNVIDQRIEQLKSFDVIRYAQKACSNIAILERMRRRGVVVDAVSAGEIHRAMKAGYQGGPGTHEIVYTADIFDRQALEMCVDHRLHVNCGSPDMISQIGNRLPGCEITLRINPGFGHGHSQKTNTGGDGSKHGIWHSQINDCLLRADQNGVTVTGLHMHIGSGTDLEHLGQVGAAMESAAREVGRTLKTISAGGGLPVPYKDDESYVDIEKYFQIWDDTRNRLSESFGHRLQLEIEPGRFLSAESGYLIAEVRAVKKVGDNLFVLVDAGFNDLARPVMYGAYHPISVCSIKGNAAAREEVPTIVGGPLCESGDIFTQREGGFVESRMLPTVGVGDYLILENAGAYGFVMASNYNSKLRPAEILIEDGSAKLIRQRETMDDLTRGEIIPD; encoded by the coding sequence ATGGCCGCCACCACTGCTTTTCCGACCGCCCGCACCGAAATTGCCGGACAGACGATCGCCGATTTGGTCGGCCAGTACGGCACACCGCTGTACGTGTACGATCAAAACGTCATTGACCAGCGGATCGAACAGCTGAAATCGTTCGACGTGATCCGCTACGCACAAAAGGCGTGCAGCAATATCGCGATCTTGGAACGGATGCGACGACGCGGGGTTGTCGTCGACGCGGTCAGCGCGGGCGAAATCCACCGGGCGATGAAGGCCGGATACCAGGGCGGTCCGGGGACCCACGAAATCGTCTACACCGCCGACATTTTTGACCGCCAAGCTTTGGAGATGTGTGTCGACCATCGGCTGCACGTCAATTGCGGGTCGCCCGACATGATCAGCCAAATCGGCAATCGGCTGCCGGGCTGTGAGATCACCTTGCGGATCAACCCGGGATTCGGACACGGGCACAGCCAAAAGACGAACACCGGTGGCGACGGCAGCAAGCACGGTATTTGGCATTCGCAGATCAACGACTGTCTGCTGCGAGCCGACCAGAACGGCGTGACCGTGACGGGGCTGCACATGCACATCGGATCGGGCACCGATCTGGAACACTTGGGCCAAGTCGGCGCGGCAATGGAATCGGCGGCTCGCGAAGTCGGACGCACGTTGAAAACCATCAGCGCCGGCGGTGGATTGCCCGTGCCGTACAAGGATGATGAATCATACGTCGACATCGAAAAGTATTTTCAGATCTGGGACGACACTCGGAACCGCTTGAGTGAATCGTTCGGCCACCGGTTGCAGTTGGAAATCGAACCGGGCCGGTTCTTGTCAGCCGAAAGTGGATACTTGATCGCCGAAGTCCGCGCCGTGAAGAAGGTCGGCGACAACTTGTTCGTCTTGGTCGACGCTGGTTTCAATGACTTGGCACGTCCGGTGATGTACGGCGCCTATCATCCGATCAGCGTCTGTAGCATCAAAGGCAACGCGGCGGCACGCGAAGAAGTCCCGACGATCGTCGGCGGCCCGCTGTGCGAATCTGGCGACATCTTTACGCAACGCGAAGGTGGGTTCGTGGAATCGCGAATGCTGCCGACCGTCGGTGTGGGCGATTATCTGATTCTGGAAAACGCGGGTGCTTATGGTTTCGTGATGGCCAGCAATTACAACAGCAAGCTGCGTCCGGCCGAAATCCTGATCGAAGACGGATCGGCCAAGTTGATCCGCCAGCGGGAAACGATGGACGACTTGACCCGTGGCGAGATCATTCCCGATTGA
- a CDS encoding efflux RND transporter periplasmic adaptor subunit yields the protein MTDAPRPMRRWIKRIAIALVLLSAVGAASTIATSSLRVEESPVGMTYTVRRGSLAVTVTENGTVESSNNKEIKCMVKGGSTVLWVIETGTIVQPGDVLVRLDQSQIEDNILAQEIVYENALANKITAESDVAVARKSITEYLEGTYVEERSTIEKDIFDAEQALTQAKLNYESSVRMAGKGLIKSLQLSREKFAVESARKDLELKQTQLESLEKYKKEKELQTLKSSLRAAEARLASFEASLKLEQARLDREKEQLENCTIVADVPGMVIFPSMAEWKSTPDIEEGAVVREQQTLLIIPDVSKMQVKVGIHESKVDRLSVGMPARVELQDDVLAGEVSEIAEVTRPAGWWTGNLVKYDTLIRLESQPGLKPGMTALVDVVLAQYDDVLTVPVACVFEDGDRHLCWVVTESGVQRRELSLGDTDDEFVIVQAGLAEGDRVILNPTVYVDEAQNAAERVGGNVVDESSDSEATASLEPTET from the coding sequence ATGACCGACGCCCCCCGACCCATGCGCCGTTGGATCAAACGCATCGCGATAGCTCTGGTGCTGTTGTCCGCCGTCGGTGCGGCGTCGACGATCGCGACATCGTCACTGCGTGTCGAAGAATCCCCGGTCGGGATGACTTACACCGTTCGCCGTGGATCGCTGGCGGTGACTGTCACGGAAAACGGCACGGTCGAAAGCAGCAACAACAAAGAAATCAAATGCATGGTCAAAGGCGGCAGCACCGTCTTGTGGGTCATCGAAACCGGCACCATCGTCCAGCCCGGTGACGTCTTGGTGCGTCTGGACCAATCGCAAATCGAAGACAACATCTTGGCCCAAGAGATCGTCTACGAAAACGCGCTGGCCAATAAGATCACCGCGGAATCCGATGTGGCGGTGGCACGCAAGAGCATCACTGAATACTTGGAAGGCACTTATGTCGAAGAACGAAGCACGATCGAAAAAGACATCTTCGATGCCGAACAAGCGCTCACCCAAGCCAAACTGAATTACGAGTCATCCGTCCGCATGGCGGGCAAAGGATTGATCAAATCGTTGCAGCTGAGCCGTGAGAAGTTTGCCGTGGAATCGGCACGCAAAGATTTGGAATTGAAACAGACTCAACTGGAGTCGTTGGAGAAGTACAAGAAGGAAAAAGAACTTCAAACCCTGAAAAGTTCACTGCGTGCTGCCGAAGCCCGCCTGGCATCCTTCGAAGCTTCCCTGAAATTGGAACAGGCTCGGCTGGATCGCGAAAAGGAACAATTGGAAAACTGCACCATCGTTGCCGACGTTCCCGGCATGGTGATCTTTCCATCGATGGCCGAATGGAAATCCACGCCCGACATCGAAGAGGGCGCGGTGGTTCGCGAACAACAAACCCTGTTGATCATTCCCGACGTTTCCAAAATGCAGGTCAAAGTTGGGATCCACGAATCCAAAGTCGATCGTTTATCGGTCGGAATGCCCGCCAGGGTCGAATTGCAAGACGACGTGTTGGCGGGCGAAGTCAGCGAGATCGCCGAAGTCACGCGACCGGCCGGTTGGTGGACCGGCAACTTGGTGAAATATGACACGCTGATCCGCCTGGAATCTCAACCCGGACTGAAGCCGGGCATGACCGCATTGGTGGACGTGGTGCTGGCCCAGTACGACGACGTGCTGACCGTGCCGGTGGCCTGTGTTTTTGAGGACGGCGATCGTCACTTGTGCTGGGTCGTTACTGAGAGTGGTGTCCAACGCCGTGAACTGTCCTTGGGCGATACCGATGACGAATTTGTGATCGTCCAGGCGGGGTTGGCCGAAGGCGATCGCGTGATTTTGAACCCCACCGTCTATGTGGATGAAGCCCAAAACGCGGCCGAACGCGTCGGCGGAAACGTGGTCGATGAATCGAGCGATTCGGAGGCCACCGCATCATTGGAGCCGACCGAAACATGA
- a CDS encoding ABC transporter permease, which yields MMRFWQTLLLGVKSLLLQKLRSALAALGIFIGTTTVIWLVAMGEGVSHDAQQQILELGATNIIVRSIEPHSSEAAGERVKTYGLTRADYRRMMSNIPTIVRAVPIRELRREFMVGGRRLDAKLIGCTSDHLALNRLQIARGRWLRRDDDRENVIVLADGTAKRLFGYEDPIGQKVRVESDVYTVIGQTKPREASAAVGGSLEARDYRFDAYIPLETFRHRVGDQIMTRTGEGFNFKGEVVELTQITLTVGSVDEVDETASIVSFLLQKYHDQEDYAVVVPKELLRQAERTRTMFNVLLVVIAGISLLVGGIGIMNIMLATVTERTREIGVRRAIGAKRSDIVQQFLAETLVLTGGGGLLGVLFGLMCGPIFDFVRNTAEMVSPDLLPPIVHTLEPRIALWSVFLSLFISLGVGLIFGVYPARRAAMMNPIDALRHE from the coding sequence ATGATGCGGTTTTGGCAAACGCTGTTGCTGGGCGTCAAAAGTCTTCTGTTACAGAAGTTGCGATCGGCCCTGGCAGCCCTGGGGATCTTCATCGGGACGACCACCGTGATTTGGCTGGTCGCGATGGGGGAAGGTGTCAGCCATGACGCGCAGCAACAGATCTTGGAACTGGGCGCGACCAACATCATCGTCCGCAGTATCGAACCGCACAGCAGCGAAGCGGCCGGCGAACGCGTCAAAACGTATGGACTGACCCGCGCCGATTACCGGCGCATGATGTCCAACATCCCCACGATCGTTCGCGCGGTTCCCATTCGCGAACTGCGGCGTGAATTCATGGTCGGCGGTCGTCGCTTGGACGCCAAGCTGATCGGCTGCACGTCGGATCACTTGGCGTTGAACCGGCTGCAAATCGCTCGTGGACGATGGTTGCGTCGCGACGATGATCGCGAGAACGTGATCGTGTTGGCTGACGGTACTGCCAAGCGTTTGTTCGGATACGAAGATCCGATCGGACAAAAAGTGCGGGTTGAAAGCGACGTCTATACCGTGATCGGCCAAACCAAACCTCGCGAAGCGTCCGCAGCGGTCGGTGGCAGTTTGGAAGCCCGCGATTACCGTTTCGACGCCTACATTCCTTTGGAAACGTTTCGGCATCGGGTCGGTGACCAGATCATGACGCGGACCGGTGAAGGGTTTAACTTCAAAGGCGAAGTCGTCGAGCTGACGCAAATCACATTGACCGTTGGCAGCGTAGACGAAGTCGATGAAACCGCGTCGATCGTCAGCTTTCTGTTGCAAAAATATCACGACCAAGAAGATTACGCGGTGGTCGTGCCCAAGGAACTGCTGCGGCAAGCCGAACGTACGCGAACGATGTTCAATGTGTTGCTGGTCGTGATCGCCGGGATTTCATTGTTGGTCGGCGGGATCGGCATCATGAACATCATGTTGGCGACGGTGACCGAACGGACCCGAGAGATCGGTGTGCGTCGTGCGATTGGCGCTAAGCGCAGCGATATCGTGCAACAGTTTTTGGCCGAAACGTTGGTGCTGACCGGCGGCGGTGGGTTGCTGGGCGTGTTGTTTGGCCTGATGTGCGGGCCGATCTTTGATTTCGTGCGAAACACGGCGGAGATGGTTTCGCCGGATCTGTTGCCACCGATCGTTCACACGTTGGAGCCGCGGATCGCGCTGTGGTCGGTCTTCCTGTCGCTGTTCATCTCGCTGGGGGTCGGTCTGATCTTTGGTGTCTATCCGGCACGTCGTGCGGCGATGATGAATCCGATCGACGCATTGCGTCACGAATAA